A window of bacterium genomic DNA:
AGGGTACAACGCAGCGCTCGTGATCTTCGATGCGATTTCGCGAGTCGTGAAGAGCGGAAAGCCGGTCGACCGGCACTCCGTCCGCGATGCCATCCAGGCCACGAAGCTCAAGACGATGCAGGGTGTGGTCTCGTTTGACGCAAACGGGGACCTGGCGTCCAGGGTGATTAGCGTCTTCCAGATCAAGCGCAACCCGAAGTTCCCGGATGACGATATCCTGCACCAGTACAAGTATATTGGTGTAGCCCCGGAACAGTGATGGGCTGAGAAACCTCAATGGAGCGGGTCGCCCCCTGACGGGGACCGGGGGACCGGCCCGCTCCATTATTGCGGCGCCGGCACAAGGGGACGGGTCACCATGACGTTGCGGGATATCGTGGTCCAGCAAATCATCAACGGGCTGAGCCTCGGCGCGATGTACTCGCTGCTCGCACTGGGGTTCACGATGGTCTACGGGATCATCGAGCTGATCAACTTCGCTCACTTTAACGTCTTTATGGTGGGTTCGTTCATTGCGCTGTGGGTGCTTCAGTCGCTCGGGCTCGTCGGCCAAAGCCGCGTCTTGGTGGGACTGCCGCTCGTGGGAGCGCTGTCCCTGGCGCTCGCGAGCACCATGCTCCTGTCGGGGGGGATCGGCGTGCTGATTGAACGCACGGCGCTCCGCCCCATGCGGAACGTCCCCGGCACAGCGTCGATGATCACGACGATTGGTGTCTCCTATATCCTCTTCAACATCATTCTGCTCACGGTTGGCGCAGCCTCACAGAACTATCCCAACCCGATGCCGAGGATCAGTTGGGATCTCGGCGGCGCGGTGCTGCGGTTGCGCGAGGTGCTCCTTTGGAGCGTGTCGCTTGTCCTGATGGGGCTCCTGCAGGTCTTTGTGCGGCGGACAAAGATGGGCAAAGCGATGCGCGCCACCGCCCAGGACCAAGAGGCGGCCCGGATGATGGGAGTCGAGGTGGACCAGATCATCATGCTCACGTTTTTTATCGGTTCCGCCCTGGCGGGGGCGGCGGGACTGATCTTCGGCCTCTACTACAATTTCACCAGCTTCATCATCGGCTATACGGCCGGCCTTCGGGCCTTTACGGCCGCAGTGCTGGGCGGGATCGGGAATATCGTGGGCGCGATGCTGGGAGGCCTCATCATCGGCCTTATCGAGTCGCTGGGCGGGCAGTTCCTCGCGGTGCGCTGGACGGATGTGATCATCTTCTCCATTTTGATCCTTGTTCTCGTCTTTCGGCCCACTGGGATCTTCGGGTCATCCGCCCATCAAAAGTCGTGAGAACAAGCAATGGCCGACGTGTCGCCTTCCCCCGCCGCCGGGACTGAGACCATCCTAATAGCCCAACCGCGAAGCTTCTGGAACGCCCTTGCGGCGCCTGTCCGTCGGATTCCTGAGGTGACGCGGAAGCGCGTTGGCCTGGCTCTCGTGGTCGGAGGCGCCCTTCTTTTCCCGGTCATCGTCCAGAACGGCGGGGATATCGACGCGGCGGCCAACGCCTGCGCATTTGCGATCCTTGCCCTCGGCCTCAACATCGTGGTAGGGTTTGCCGGCCTGCTTGATCTCGGGTACGCGGCCTTCTTCGCGATTGGGGCGTACGTGTA
This region includes:
- a CDS encoding branched-chain amino acid ABC transporter substrate-binding protein — protein: GYNAALVIFDAISRVVKSGKPVDRHSVRDAIQATKLKTMQGVVSFDANGDLASRVISVFQIKRNPKFPDDDILHQYKYIGVAPEQ
- a CDS encoding branched-chain amino acid ABC transporter permease, which produces MTLRDIVVQQIINGLSLGAMYSLLALGFTMVYGIIELINFAHFNVFMVGSFIALWVLQSLGLVGQSRVLVGLPLVGALSLALASTMLLSGGIGVLIERTALRPMRNVPGTASMITTIGVSYILFNIILLTVGAASQNYPNPMPRISWDLGGAVLRLREVLLWSVSLVLMGLLQVFVRRTKMGKAMRATAQDQEAARMMGVEVDQIIMLTFFIGSALAGAAGLIFGLYYNFTSFIIGYTAGLRAFTAAVLGGIGNIVGAMLGGLIIGLIESLGGQFLAVRWTDVIIFSILILVLVFRPTGIFGSSAHQKS